From one Acidobacteriota bacterium genomic stretch:
- a CDS encoding oligopeptide transporter, OPT family, whose protein sequence is MSAPQGTSPLEESIPEFTFKAVAAGVVLGLVFGAANAYLGLRVGLTVSASIPAAVMTVALFRLFGAKGSILEANLSQTIGSASTSLATGTIFTIPALFLWGVAPPYLQVVVLCFLGALLGLSAMIPLRRLLIVDAHAELPYPEGTACAEVLRATAADSSGSVWIFRGMAVGAAVKLIVGLFVLVPGEVGMALPFLPKAEVAIELAPALLAVGFILGYRSSGVLVAGSVVSALVLTPLIAFFGASLSAPLYPETTNLVSAMTAGQIWSRYVRYIGAGAVATAGILTVLRNLPTMAGAFLAVIRGVRGGGAHAGGRERTDRDLPGWFVFGGIAAVVLVAGLVPGVFAGGMGPLQRAVCAAGVGVFGVLFVAVAARIVGIVGVSSQPTSGITLVTLLGVASLFAAAGWTDGGARAAVLTVGTIVAVAASKAGDISQDLKTGWLVGATPARQQLGQLIGAAFACWGVAATVLLLGNVYTFGTKEIPAPQATLMKTIIEGVLSGALPWGLVLSGAGLSVAVILCGISGLAFAIGVYLPLASMAAIFAGGCARALVERARRGQPAPETDTGVLAASGLVAGEGLVGVVVAALVALGAASKGRPPFVGGVPGEAVTFALLLLVCAFLVRAGRRG, encoded by the coding sequence GTGTCCGCGCCGCAAGGTACTTCTCCTCTCGAGGAGTCCATTCCCGAGTTCACGTTCAAGGCCGTCGCCGCAGGCGTCGTGCTCGGCCTCGTCTTCGGCGCCGCGAACGCGTACCTCGGCCTGCGCGTCGGCCTGACGGTCTCGGCGTCGATCCCGGCCGCCGTCATGACGGTCGCGCTCTTCCGCCTCTTCGGCGCGAAGGGCTCGATCCTCGAGGCGAACCTCTCGCAGACGATCGGCTCCGCGTCGACGTCTCTCGCGACCGGGACGATCTTCACGATCCCCGCGCTCTTCCTCTGGGGCGTCGCGCCGCCCTACCTGCAGGTCGTCGTCCTCTGCTTCCTCGGCGCGCTCCTCGGCCTGTCCGCGATGATCCCGCTCCGGCGCCTCCTCATCGTCGACGCCCACGCGGAGCTGCCGTACCCGGAGGGAACCGCCTGCGCCGAGGTCCTGCGCGCGACGGCCGCGGACTCGAGCGGCAGCGTCTGGATCTTCCGCGGCATGGCGGTCGGGGCGGCCGTCAAGCTGATCGTCGGCCTCTTCGTCCTCGTGCCGGGCGAGGTCGGGATGGCGCTGCCGTTCCTTCCGAAGGCCGAGGTCGCCATCGAGCTTGCGCCCGCGCTTCTCGCCGTCGGCTTCATCCTCGGGTACCGCTCCTCCGGCGTCCTCGTCGCCGGTTCGGTCGTCTCCGCCCTCGTCCTCACCCCGCTCATCGCGTTCTTCGGCGCGAGCCTTTCGGCGCCGCTCTATCCCGAGACCACGAACCTGGTGTCCGCGATGACCGCGGGCCAGATCTGGTCGCGGTACGTGCGTTACATCGGCGCGGGCGCCGTCGCGACGGCGGGCATCCTGACCGTCCTCAGGAACCTCCCGACGATGGCGGGCGCGTTCCTCGCCGTGATCCGCGGCGTGCGCGGCGGCGGGGCTCACGCGGGGGGGCGGGAGCGCACCGACCGCGACCTGCCGGGCTGGTTCGTCTTCGGCGGCATCGCGGCCGTCGTCCTCGTCGCGGGCCTCGTCCCCGGCGTCTTCGCGGGCGGGATGGGTCCCCTTCAGCGGGCCGTGTGCGCGGCGGGCGTCGGGGTCTTCGGCGTTCTCTTCGTCGCGGTCGCGGCGCGCATCGTCGGGATCGTCGGCGTCTCCTCGCAGCCCACGTCCGGCATCACGCTCGTGACGCTCCTCGGCGTCGCCTCGCTCTTCGCGGCGGCGGGCTGGACCGACGGCGGCGCCCGCGCGGCGGTCCTCACGGTCGGGACGATCGTCGCGGTCGCGGCGTCGAAGGCCGGCGACATCTCGCAGGACCTCAAGACGGGCTGGCTCGTGGGCGCCACGCCCGCCCGCCAGCAGCTCGGCCAGCTCATCGGCGCCGCGTTCGCGTGCTGGGGCGTCGCGGCGACGGTCCTTCTCCTCGGGAACGTCTACACGTTCGGGACGAAGGAGATTCCGGCGCCGCAGGCGACGCTCATGAAGACCATCATCGAGGGCGTGCTGTCGGGCGCGCTGCCGTGGGGGCTCGTCCTTTCGGGCGCGGGCCTCTCGGTGGCCGTGATCCTGTGCGGGATCTCGGGCCTCGCCTTCGCCATCGGGGTCTACCTCCCGCTCGCCTCGATGGCGGCGATCTTCGCGGGCGGGTGCGCCCGGGCGCTCGTCGAGAGGGCGCGCAGGGGCCAGCCGGCTCCGGAGACCGACACGGGCGTCCTTGCGGCGTCCGGCC
- a CDS encoding antibiotic biosynthesis monooxygenase has protein sequence MTPPHVTVLIEYRAQPDHAAEAVFELDTLVAKVVASEPDCFGIRLLQDPADPTRVLLYEEWSSREAYLGPHFQTPHLKAFIERGPALFAGPPEIRFWVEQSRHAR, from the coding sequence ATGACGCCGCCGCACGTAACCGTCCTGATCGAGTACCGCGCCCAACCCGACCACGCTGCGGAGGCCGTTTTCGAGCTCGACACGCTCGTCGCGAAGGTCGTGGCTTCGGAGCCGGACTGCTTCGGGATCCGCCTCCTGCAGGATCCGGCGGATCCGACGCGCGTGCTCCTCTACGAGGAATGGTCGAGCCGCGAGGCCTACCTCGGCCCGCACTTCCAGACGCCGCATCTCAAGGCGTTCATCGAGCGGGGACCGGCGCTCTTCGCGGGGCCTCCGGAAATCCGGTTCTGGGTCGAGCAGTCCCGCCATGCGCGCTGA